Sequence from the Aspergillus nidulans FGSC A4 chromosome III genome:
CTGACCCGGCCTCTGTTCGAACGGGGTCGACAACCCCTTCGACGTCGAAGAGCTCCGAGCGACACAGTACCGACGGCTCCGGAAAGACCGCGGAAGGAGGCATATTGGTGCCACGGGCTCGGCCCTCTGTCAAGGCTGGGGTGAAATCCAAGAAAGATACCAGTGCTTATGTACGGGGTCTGGAGAAAAAGACACCGCAGGAACAAATGGATGGCTGCGATTTTTCCggatggatgaagaagcggtcCTCAAACCTGATGGCAACTTGGAAGCCCCGGCTGTTTGTGTTGCGTGGCCGTCGCCTTTCATACTACTACTCGGAAAGCGATATTGAGGAGCGAGGCTTAATCGATATCACAGCTCATCGAGTTCTCCGAGCAGACAATGACCCAATCGTTGCGTTACATGCCACGATCACGGGCGCAACAGTCTCCCCTACATCACCTGCAGGTAGCGTTCCGGCCGGTAATGGCTCGGTTTCAGAGAACGGCTCGACATCGGAATCCAGGCGCGGATCGCGCTCGGACAAGGAGGGcccgttcttcttcaagcttATCCCGCCAAAGACAACTCGTACGGTGCAATTTACGAAACCCGCGGTCCATTACTTCCAGGTTGATAGTGTTCAAGAAGGTCGCAAGTGGATGGCCGCGTTGATGAAGGCGACGATCGAGCGAGACATCCATCTTCCGGTTGAGACAACAAACAAGCAGAGAACTATCAGTCTTAAGGAGGCCCAGATGAGTAACCAGCGACCTCCGGCCTTGATGCCCGAAGGTCAGACACCGACAGAAGACGCCTTAGTCGAAGATGCCTCCGTTGAAGATGCCCTGGTCGAAGATGCCGCCGCAAAGGATGAGGGGGCTGGTTTAATGATCCAAGGTCTTGACATTGAGCAAGTTGAGTCTCCAGTTGACGTGGGCGATATCAACCTTCCTAACCAACTGGGCGAGCTTGACACCGGTCCGTCGTCTTTGCTTCCAGAGACGGCTCGCACGTCCTAAAATTGATGTTTTCACGATTGCTTTTCTATCCATTCCCCACTTTcgttctcttcaatctcttaTATTAATACTTTGGCCCCTTATGTCTACCCCGGCGTTACTGCGATATACCCCCCTGTTTCGGAACATGTTCAACGGTCAGCATCATCCTATTTTTAAATTCAGATATGGGTTAGTTTCCTCTGGAGTGATTTGATTTTAACGGGACATTGGATGATGGTATGGTAGTGTTGGACAGTCACGAATGCAGCGAGGATATGTAAGACTGGATCAATGTATGCAGAACTATATAATAACCACCAGCTACTAATCCTGTAATGTTTTATTATTTCACTAATGTCACCTGTTAAGTGTTAAGACTGAATGTGTACTGCCGCCGAGCCGCCAACGGCACTAAACCTCCGAAGCAAGCTTGtttatatcttcttccctgtACATTCTGCAGCGGTCGAACATTGAACATGATATTATAATAAATATCATTATTCTTCTATTTCATGTCGCCTCCATGTCCCTTCGTTGGATCCTCTCTCGGcttctcctcagcctcctcccaCTCGCTGTTACCGCTACCGTCTATCTGTACCTCTACCCCGTCTTCTCTGGCTGCGCATATCCTCTCCCTCTGAACAGCTCCAATGCCTCACAGCGTCCCAGCGCATTCATTCACACCCTCAGAACACACCTCACACCACGCTCAACGCCAGGCATAGAGCCAGCGATcttccgcctcctcgtcTTAGCCGACCCTCAGCTTGAGGGGGACAGCTCTCTCCCGCGCCCAGAAAACGAACTCGAAGCCCGACTCCAAAAACATTGGAACGATGCCCTCCTATCTATACATACCGCGCCATTCCCCGTCCACCTTGATGTGTGGAGAACCATCTCAGCGGCTCTACGGAGTCTCCTGGCGCAAGATCTGCCGCGCGCCTTTGCCGCACAACGCAAACGGCTCGATCTTCTAGGAAACGACTACTACCTCGCGCATATTTTTCGCACTTTACATTGGTGGACGAGGCCGACGCATGTCACCGTCTTGGGCGATCTAATAGGGAGTCAGTGGGTTACGGATGAGGAGTTTCAGCGGAGGGGGAGTCGGTATTGGCGTCGTGTGTTCAGGGGCGGAGAGCGTGTGGACGATGAGCTCACTCGGACGGGCGAGAAGGGGTACGCTAAATCTGAAAGTGATGAAGTGAAAGTAGATGAGCTGTTACCATTCTCGCCGTCATGGGCACACCGAATCATCAACATTGTCGGCAACCACGACATCGGGTACTCGGGGGACGCCAGCGAACAGCGCATCTCGCGCTTCGAAGAAGTCTTCGGCCGCGCGAACTGGGATATCAGGTTTCAGCATCCCCCGATTGGTAATATAACGCCGTCGCTACACTTAATCAATCTAAACAGCTTGACACTCGATGGACCAGCTTATTCTCAGGACATTCAGACTCAAGGATACGCTTATATCAACAGTATTATTGACCGATCATACCCAGTCGAAGACCGGAGCACGTTCACGCTCCTGCTGACACATCTCCCGCTCCATAAACCTGAGGGTGTCTGCACGGATGGCCCTTATTTTACTTTCTTTGAGAAAAACGATGAATCCGGGAAAAAGCGGTATAAAGCTGGCGGGCTGCGCGAGCAGAACCATCTCAGTGAGTTTGTCAGTTCCAACGGGATCCTGCAGGGAATTTTTGGGATGACTGGGGACGAGGGCGCGCCGGCGGGTGGGCGGGGGAGGAACGGGCTCATCTTGACGGGCCATGACCATACGGGGTGTGATGTCGTTCATTCTATACAGAAACAACCACAGCAGCCACCTGTCGAGAATAATGAAGGCTCTTTCCCCGACGAGGCTGAGAGTGGCCAACAGAGCTGGACGTGGAACACAACCCGCTACGACCCATCCGGACCCCAGGactcatcatctccatctatTCGAGAAATCACCCTTCGCTCCATGATGGGGGAGTACGGCGGCAACGCAGGCCTTCTGTCATTGTGGTTTGACACTGCCGCTTCGGAGTGGAGGTACGCTGTCACCATGTGTCCCGCCGGCGTACAGCATATCTGGTGGGCTGTTCATGTCGTTGACCTTACCACGTTTATTGTTGGATTCTTGTACGCCTTGGTGCGTATATCTGAATGTTTTGGCACCGACTCGTCTTCGATACCGCCCGCGGTTGTTGGGGAGGATAAGAAGACGGGATGAGCTGGATTTAACGGAGGCTGTACCTCTATTCTTTGACATAGGGATTGCTGTTTCTTTCTACTGTACATTATTAATGATAAACCTCCCGTGTATGATAAAGTGTTGGAAAGTGAGAGTGTTGGAAAGGATGATTAAATAAATGATACGTTTCGGCATCTTGGCTTAACTACCGTAAATAACTACAGGCATATGGATCCGTAGACAACAGTGTTCCCACGTCTTGACAATGACGCCGAACAAATGCAATAAGCAGGTGTGATGGGCACCATTCGGAAATTCTCTCAATATTCCGTCATTCGATTGTTAGGTCGAATGGCCATATGGAAAATGTATTCAAGGCGATGCCGCGTAGGATCATAAACGCATCAACAGGCCAGGAAATAGAGAGCAGGATGGAGAGAGTATCAAAATCTTTTTCATTTTAAAAAGAGCCCGCTGGTATTTCGTTCTAATACATCCCATTTCCCCGCTGTAACCCGTTTACATGACAACACCGGAGTTGGAGGCAATACGCTGAGGAAGGTTCATATTAGCAGGGTGCCAGTAATATATGACAACGGGATAGGATAACTTACAGGCCAaagctcagcagcctccttACCGACGGGGCCGGTAATAGCGGAACCCTTCATTTCACCCTTGGCATTGACGATCTAAACGGATTTCATGTTAGACAATTTTCACCTGAATAGCCTAGATAAATTATGGCCGATATGGCGAAGCATGTGAGCCTGTAGGAGTGAAACATACAACACCGGCATTGTCCTCGAAGTAGAGGTAGATGCCGTCAGGTCGGCGCCAGGGCTTGCTCTGGCGGACAACGACAGCGGGCATAACCTTCTTACGAAGCTCGGGCTTTCCCTTCTTGACGGTGGCCATGACCATGTCACCGACACCGGCGGCGGGGAGACGGTTCAGACGCGCACCAATGCCCTTGACGGAGATGATGTAGAGGTTACGGGCACCTGAGTTGTCGCAGCAGTTGAGGACGGCGCCGCTGTTCGAATGTtagtctttgcttttccttgTTTTTCGAAGTGTAATCGTGTGTATTGGTGAATGTAGGTGAGGGTAGAGCGATTTGAGGAATTGATTATATCCGACGTTCGATGCTTGATGTTCGGGGTAAAGCTTGTATTGAATCGGATTGGGTTGGTTTCATGGCTGGAACATACCAAGGCAGACCGAGCGTCATCTTCAGCTTGTTGCCGGCAACACCACGACTATTCAAAAAAGTTTGGTCAGCTACTTTTTCTTAAGACGTGACGCTTTCCTAGCAAAATCTCAAATTTCGAATCCTGAGTCCATATCGAGTCCAGTACAGGTTGCAAGGAATCGAAGCCGATCATTTTTCGCATCGTCTTTATCTGATCCCGCAC
This genomic interval carries:
- a CDS encoding uncharacterized protein (transcript_id=CADANIAT00005950) yields the protein MSLRWILSRLLLSLLPLAVTATVYLYLYPVFSGCAYPLPLNSSNASQRPSAFIHTLRTHLTPRSTPGIEPAIFRLLVLADPQLEGDSSLPRPENELEARLQKHWNDALLSIHTAPFPVHLDVWRTISAALRSLLAQDLPRAFAAQRKRLDLLGNDYYLAHIFRTLHWWTRPTHVTVLGDLIGSQWVTDEEFQRRGSRYWRRVFRGGERVDDELTRTGEKGYAKSESDEVKVDELLPFSPSWAHRIINIVGNHDIGYSGDASEQRISRFEEVFGRANWDIRFQHPPIGNITPSLHLINLNSLTLDGPAYSQDIQTQGYAYINSIIDRSYPVEDRSTFTLLLTHLPLHKPEGVCTDGPYFTFFEKNDESGKKRYKAGGLREQNHLSEFVSSNGILQGIFGMTGDEGAPAGGRGRNGLILTGHDHTGCDVVHSIQKQPQQPPVENNEGSFPDEAESGQQSWTWNTTRYDPSGPQDSSSPSIREITLRSMMGEYGGNAGLLSLWFDTAASEWRYAVTMCPAGVQHIWWAVHVVDLTTFIVGFLYALVRISECFGTDSSSIPPAVVGEDKKTG
- a CDS encoding 60S ribosomal protein uL14 (transcript_id=CADANIAT00005951), translating into MSSKRGRGVAGNKLKMTLGLPCGAVLNCCDNSGARNLYIISVKGIGARLNRLPAAGVGDMVMATVKKGKPELRKKVMPAVVVRQSKPWRRPDGIYLYFEDNAGVIVNAKGEMKGSAITGPVGKEAAELWPRIASNSGVVM